Proteins co-encoded in one Pseudomonas beijingensis genomic window:
- the tcyJ gene encoding cystine ABC transporter substrate-binding protein, whose amino-acid sequence MNFSALRRNLLVGSLGLALSAGLLGQAVAGEQLQAIKDKGEIKIGLEGTYPPFSFVDDSGKLTGFEVEFSEALAKELGVKVKLQTTPWAGILAALESKRLDAVVNQVTISEERKKKYDFSEPYTISGIQALVLTKKADELNIKKAADLDGKKVGVGLGTNYEQWVKAEVPGAQVKTYDDDPTKFQDLRVGRIDTILIDRLAALEYAKKAKDTTVTSEAFSRQESGIALRKGEPELLAAVNKAIEKLRADGTLKKLSEKYFSADVTQ is encoded by the coding sequence ATGAATTTTTCCGCATTACGTCGCAACCTGTTGGTGGGTTCGCTGGGCCTGGCATTGAGCGCCGGGCTGCTGGGGCAAGCAGTTGCCGGTGAGCAACTGCAAGCAATCAAGGACAAAGGCGAAATCAAGATCGGCTTGGAAGGTACTTATCCACCGTTCAGCTTCGTTGATGACAGCGGCAAGCTGACCGGCTTCGAAGTGGAATTCTCCGAAGCCCTGGCCAAGGAACTGGGGGTGAAGGTCAAGCTGCAGACGACCCCATGGGCCGGCATCCTCGCGGCGTTGGAATCCAAGCGTCTGGACGCCGTGGTCAACCAGGTGACCATCTCCGAAGAACGTAAGAAAAAGTATGACTTCTCCGAGCCGTACACCATTTCCGGGATTCAAGCGCTGGTACTGACCAAGAAAGCCGACGAGCTGAACATCAAGAAGGCCGCTGACCTGGACGGTAAAAAAGTCGGCGTGGGCCTGGGCACCAACTACGAACAGTGGGTAAAAGCTGAAGTACCGGGCGCCCAAGTCAAAACCTACGATGACGACCCCACCAAGTTCCAGGACCTGCGCGTCGGCCGTATCGATACCATCCTGATCGACCGCCTGGCCGCGCTGGAATACGCCAAGAAAGCCAAGGACACCACCGTCACCAGCGAAGCCTTTTCGCGTCAGGAGTCCGGCATTGCCCTGCGCAAAGGCGAGCCTGAGTTGCTGGCGGCCGTGAACAAGGCCATCGAGAAACTGCGCGCCGACGGTACGCTGAAAAAGCTTTCGGAAAAATACTTCAGCGCTGACGTTACCCAATAA
- a CDS encoding D-cysteine desulfhydrase, which yields MIKEQLSRFNRLDLLDHPTPLEKLDRLSTWLGRDIYIKRDDLTPLALGGNKLRKLEYLAADAIAQGADTLITAGAIQSNHVRQTAALAAKLGLGCVALLENPIGTEDSNYLGNGNRLLLELFDAKVELVDNLDNADEQLQALAARLRSNGKKPYLVPIGGSNALGALGYVRAGLELAEQIKDTGIEFAAVVLASGSAGTHSGLALALSESLPALAVIGVTVSRSEEDQFPKVQGLAERTAALLDVALPEAFKVNLWDEYFAPRYGEPNAGTLAAVKLLSSQEGLLLDPVYTGKAMAGLLDGIGRDRFDEGPIIFLHTGGAPALFAYSAAFQA from the coding sequence ATGATCAAAGAACAGTTGTCTCGCTTTAACCGTCTCGACCTGCTCGACCATCCGACACCGCTGGAAAAACTCGACCGCCTCTCCACCTGGCTCGGCCGGGACATCTATATCAAGCGCGACGACCTGACGCCCCTGGCCTTGGGCGGCAACAAACTGCGCAAGCTCGAATACCTGGCCGCCGATGCCATCGCTCAGGGTGCCGATACCCTCATCACGGCCGGGGCGATCCAGTCCAACCACGTTCGCCAGACCGCCGCCCTGGCCGCGAAGCTCGGCCTGGGTTGTGTCGCCTTGCTGGAAAACCCCATCGGCACCGAAGACAGCAATTACCTGGGCAACGGCAACCGGCTGTTGCTGGAGCTGTTCGACGCCAAGGTCGAGCTGGTGGACAACCTGGACAACGCCGACGAGCAATTGCAGGCCCTCGCCGCTCGCTTGCGCAGCAATGGGAAAAAACCCTACCTGGTGCCGATTGGCGGCTCGAACGCCTTGGGCGCGCTGGGGTATGTGCGTGCTGGCCTGGAACTGGCCGAGCAGATCAAGGACACCGGGATCGAGTTCGCTGCCGTGGTACTGGCCTCGGGCAGTGCCGGGACCCACAGCGGCCTGGCGCTGGCGTTGAGTGAAAGCCTGCCGGCGCTTGCGGTCATTGGCGTCACGGTTTCCCGCAGCGAGGAGGACCAGTTTCCGAAGGTCCAGGGCCTGGCCGAGCGCACGGCAGCGTTGCTGGACGTCGCCCTTCCAGAAGCGTTCAAGGTGAACCTGTGGGATGAATACTTCGCCCCTCGCTACGGTGAACCGAATGCCGGGACACTGGCGGCGGTCAAGCTGCTGTCCAGCCAGGAAGGCCTGTTGCTCGATCCGGTCTACACGGGCAAGGCCATGGCCGGCCTGCTCGACGGCATTGGCCGCGACCGTTTCGACGAAGGCCCGATCATCTTCCTGCACACCGGCGGCGCACCGGCGTTGTTTGCCTATAGTGCGGCGTTCCAGGCTTAG